From Demequina capsici:
CCGAATACCCGCCGACCCGCTCGGACTCGATCACGTCCCGCTGCCACTGACCGAGGATCCGCCGCGCCTCGAGATTCGTCGCGACCTTGGAGACCTGCAGCGCGACAGTGTCGGACCGGATCAGGCGCGACACGTCCTCACCCTCCAGCACGATCGCAGGGTTGCTCGGGTTGAGGATCAGCTCGACGTTCATCGTGGCGACCATCGCAGCAACATCGCCCTGGTTGCCGAGGTCGACGCCCTCGCGAAGGCACCACAAGGTGCCCACGCGGTAGGTAGCGCCCGTGTCGAAGTAGGCGAGCCTCATGCGACGAGCGACCTCGCGGGCGACCGTCGACTTGCCGGTCCCCGCAGGTCCGTCGATTGCGATCACGATCCCGGTCATGAGGCGGCCACCGTCCATCCCGCTCGTTCCAATGCCTCGACGAGCGGCGGGGCGCTCGCGGGCTCGACGTACAAGGTGGTGAGGCCGACGGGCTGCCTCGGAGAATGCTCGATCGAGAGGTCCTCCACGTTCGCACCCACGGACGCCGCATCGGTCAGGAGACGCACCAGCTGGCCCGGCGTGTCGGGCACGATCACGGTCACTCCCCTCCACTCCCGGGTGCGCCCGCCGTGCTTTCCGGGGATCCGCGCGACCTCGAGGTTGCCGCGCGCGATCAGGTCCGTGAGAGCCTCACCGATGTCGTCGGCCTCGCGCACGTCCTCCAGATCGCCGATGATGTGGTCCAGCGTCGCGACGATCGCATGCCGGTTCAGGCGCGCGATGTCCGCCCACATCGCCGGAGGCGATCCGGCGATGCGCGTCACGTCGCGCAGACCCTGCCCAGCAAGCGCCACGTCATCCGCGCCGAGCGGGCCCAGGGCGGCCGCAGCGGCAGAGGCGACCACCTGAGGGGCATGCGAGACGCGCGCGACCGCCGCATCATGCGCCGACGCCTCCATCTCCACCACATCGCTCTCGAGCGCCTGCGCTACCGACGCGACGACTGCGACCGCGGAACGTGGAGCCTCACCCTGGCAGATCACCCAGGGGCGCGCGCTGAACAGGTCCGACTGGGCCGCGAGCCCTCCCGACACCTCCCGCCCCGACATCGGATGGGAACCGACATAGCGGTCGGCCGCGCCCACCGCTCGCGCCGCATCCAGCACCGGCGCCTTCACGGAGGCGACGTCCGTCACGAGCGCACCCGGCCACGTGGCGAGGGCCTTGGCGACGACGTCCCCCGTGTCCGACGGGCGCACCGCGACGATCACCAGCTCGGGCGCGTCGTCCCCCAGCGGCATGCCGGCGCCGATGTCCCATGCGAGCCGTTCCGCGTTCGCCGAGACGTCCGCGATCGTGGTGGTCCAGCCTGCGGCGCGCAGGCCGAGCCCGATGCTCGCGCCGATGAGGCCGGCACCGATGATATGGGTGCGAGGGGTGGCGTCCACGGCGCTACTGGGCCAGGTCACGTCGCAGCGCGACGGCGCCACGCAGGTACACGTGGACCACCGCGTCGCGAGGCACGTTCATCTCGGCGTGCATCATGACGCGCACGATGCGCGGCAGCGCTCCCGGCACAGGGATCTCCTGGGCGCACATGAGGGGCACGGCGCCGAACCCCATCTCCCGCGCCGCAGCCGCAGGGAAGTCGGACACGATGTCCGGCGTGACGGTGAAGATCGCGGAGATGACGTCGTCCGTGGTGAGGGAGTTCTGCTCCATGAGGGCCGCGACGAGCTCGCGCGTCCGCTCGTGAAGATGCGACCTCTCGTCCACGTCGAGCGAGATGGCTCCTCGGATCGCGCGTACGGTCATGGCGTCATCGTATCGGTCGCGTGCTGGCGCGTCCGACCTGGGACGGGGCTAGAGCCCCGCCACCTCCATGAGCTCGCCGACCTCCTCGCGGTTCAGCTGACGCACCTCCCCAGGTGCGAGCGTGCCGAGGCGGATCGGACCGAACTGCGTGCGGACCAGGTCCACCACGGGATGCCCGACCGCGTCGAACATACGACGCACGATGCGGTTGCGCCCCTCGTGGAGCTCGACCTGCACGAGCGAGTGCTCGCCAGACACGTCCAGCACCACGCAGGAGGTGACCCGCACCGGACCGTCGGTGAGCTCCACGCCCTCCTTGAGCGTCGTCGCGAGCGTCTTCGCCACCCTGCCCTCGACCTTGGCCACATAGATCTTGGACACGCCATGCGTCGGGTGCGCCAAGCGGTTGGCCAGATCGCCGTCGTTGGTCAGCAGGATCACGCCCGTGGTCTCCGCATCGAGACGACCGACGTGGAACAGACGCTCCTTGTACTCGACCACGTACTGGTCGAGCGCCGGCCGACCCTGCGGGTCATGCATCGTCGAGACCACGCCGAGAGGCTTGTTCAGCACGACCGTCACATGAGTGTCGTCGACGCTGATTCGCTTCCCGTCCACCTCGATGGCGACGGAGTCCGGATCCACCCGCACCCCCAGCTGATCGACGACCTCGCCGTTGACACGCACACGCCCGGCCTCGATCATCTCCTCGCACTTGCGTCGCGACCCGACCCCGGCGGACGCGAGGACCTTCTGCAGGCGGATCCCCTCCGGCCGGTGGATCTCCAGCTCGGCCATCACCGGTCCCCCATCGACTCTGGGGCGTCGACATCGGCGAGCTCCGGCAGGAACGGGGCGAGCGGCGGCAGGTCGTCCAGCGTGGACATCCCCATCCGCTCGAGGAACTCGACCGTGGTGCCGTACAGGAGCGCGCCGCTGATCTCGCCGACCTCGGTCACGAGCCCGCGCGCGCTGAGCGTCTTCATCACGGAGTCCACGTTAACGCCGCGCACCTGCGACACCTGACCACGTGTCACAGGCTGCCGGTAGGCGACGACGGCGAGAGTCTCCAGCGCGGCCTGCGACAGCCGCGACGACTGACCCTCGACCACGAAGCGTCCCACGACGTCCGCGTACAGTCGCGACGAATAGATGCGCCACCCGCCATCGACCTCACGCAGCTCGAAGCCACGAGGCACCTCAGGGTCCGCGTACTCGTCTCGCAACGCGTGCAGCACCGTCACGACCTGGTCGACAGGCGTCTCCACGGCCGCTGCCAGCTGGTCGGCGGGCACGGGCTCCCCGACGACCATCAGCACCGCCTCGAGCGCCCCTCGGATGTGCTGATCCATCAGCGGGTACCTCCCTCGATCGACCGCTCGGACTCCCTCGCGGCCTCCAACCCGACGCCCATGGCATCGTCCTCGTCGAACTCGGCCGAGACGTCCACCTCCTCGGCGCCACCTGTCCAGCGCACCGTCAGCTCACCCAGCGAGCGGGCCTGCTCGAACGACACGGCGGCCTCGCGGAACAGCTCCAGGAGCGCGAGGAAGCGCGCGACGACCACGTGGATGCTCTCCGCGTCGGCGACCAGCGCGCGGAAGGTGACCGCGCCCGAGTGCTGCAGCCGCACCGCGACCACATGCGCCTGATCGCGCACGCTCACCGCCGGGTTGTGCAGATGGGTCAGCGACACCGCAGGCGTGGCCTTCGGCTCCATCGCCCTGGCGGCCAGCATCGCGAGCATGTCAGGGGTCACGTTCCACACGAGCTCGGGCAGCAGCATCGCGAAGTGCGATTCGAGCGGCACGTCCCGCGGCACGCGCCGCGGCGCCTCCAGCATCGACTCGAACCTCGCCGCGACGTCCTTGAAGGCCCTGTACTGCAGCAGACGGGCGAACAGCAGGTCGCGGGCCTCGAGCAGCTCGAGGTCCTCCATGTCGTCGACCTCGCCCTGGGGCAGGAGGCGCGCCGCCTTGAGATCGAGAAGGGTGGCCGCGACCACCAGGAACTCGGACGCCTGCGACAGGTCCCACTCGACCTCCCGCGCACGGACCACCGAGAGGAACTCGTCCGTCACGCGCGCGAGCGCGACCTCGGTGATCTCCATCTGATGCTTCGAGATGAGGCTCAGCAACAGGTCGAACGGACCTTCGAAGTTGTCGAGGTGGACCTCGAAGCCCTTCCGAGGGGCCTGGTCCGGCTGGGGCAGGCCGGCCGTCACGCTACGCGGCTACCCCGCGCGACATGAGCTCACGCGCGAGCTGGCGGTACGCCTCGGAGCCCGAGTGCGACGGGGCGAACGTGAGGATCGGCTCTGCTGCCACGGTCGCGTCGGGGAACTTGACGGTGCGCGCGATCATCGTCTCGGTCACGCGATCCCCGAACGCGTCGCGCACGCGCTCGACGACCTCCTGGGAGTGAAGGGTGCGCGCGTCGTACATCGTCGGGATGATCGCGTCCATGCTCAGGCGCGGATTGAGACGGTCCTGGACCTTGGTGATCGTGTCGACGAGCAGGGCCACGCCGCGCATCGCGAAGTACTCGCACGCCAGCGGGATGAGGACGCCGTGCGCGGCGACGAGCGCGTTGACCGTGAGCAGACCGAGAGAGGGCTGGCAGTCGATGAGGACCACGTCGTAGTCGTCCACCACATCCCGCAGCGCGCGCGCGAGCGCACTCTCGCGAGCGACCTCCCCGACCAGCTGGACCTCGGCCGCGGACAGGTCGATGTTCGCCGGCAGCAGGTCAAGGTTGTCGTAGCCGGTCTCCATGATGACGTCGCGCGTCTTCACGTCATTGCGCATCAGCAGGTCGTAGACCGTCGTCGTCAGGTCGTTCGAGTTGACGCCCAGGCCCGCGGACGCGGCACCCTGCGGGTCGAAGTCGACGAGCAGGACCTTCCGCCCGTACTCGGCGAGCGCCGCAGCGAGGTTCACCGAGGTGGTCGTCTTGCCGACCCCGCCCTTCTGATTGCACAGCGCCACGACTCGCGCGGGCCCATGGCTGGTCAGGGGCTTGGGTTCGGGAAAATCGGTCACGCGCCCAGGCTACCGTTTCGTCCTGGCCCTCACTCGCGGGCACGCGGGTGAGCGAGGACGTACGCCTCCCTCAGCGAATCGCGTGTCACCAGGGTGTACACCTGCGTCGTCGTCACCGAGGCGTGGCCCAGCAGCTCCTGCACGACCCTCACGTCCGCGCCGCCGGACAGCAGGTGGGTGGCGAACGAGTGGCGCAGCGTATGGGGGCTGACATCGGACACCCCTGCACGCTCCGACGCGACCCGCAGGATGGCCCACGCGCTCTGGCGTGACAGTCGGGCACCTCGTGCGTTCAGGAACAGCGCGGGCACGCCCGCGCCGTGCGCGGCAAGCCCCGATCGGGCCCGTACAAGATAGGCGTTCAGCGCCTCGGCGGCGAACGTGCCGAGCGGGACCACCCGCTCCTTCCGGCCCTTGCCGCGCAGGAGCGCCGACTCGGCGCCCGGCTCGAGGGAGACGTCGTCGACGTCCAGACCGACCGCCTCGGAGATGCGCGCGCCAGTCGCGTACACGAGCTCGAGCAGCGCCCTGTCGCGCAATGGCGCTACGCCGTCGCCCTGGGACGCAGCCTCCATGATCGCGGCCACCTGGTCGGTGGCGATCGCCTTGGGCAACCTCTTGGGCACCGCGCGCGGCTTGACCTGGAGCGACGGATCGTCACCGCTCCATCCCTCCTGCACGGCGAACCGATGCCAGCCTCGCACCGCCACGACGACCCGCGATGCCGACGCGGGAGCCAGCGCCCGCCCACCGTCGGCTCCGGTGCCGATCGCCTGGGCGAAGTCCGCGACGTGGGCGCGCTCGACCAGGCCGAGCGACTCGACGCCCTTCCCCGCGAGGAAGGACTCGTACCGGGCCAGGTCCCGGCGGTAGGCGGCGAGCGTGTTGTCGCTCAGCCCGCGTTCGACAGCCAGATGCGCGAGGTACCCCTCCCGCTGGCCAGCGAGCATCTCAGCCCCAGACCGTCAGGAGGTCAGGCAGGAACGGGTCCACCAGCACCGCTGCGAAGACCAGCGTCAGATACACGATCGACTCGCGGAACAGCCTCATCTCGCGCAGCTTCTCGTCCCCACGCTGCGACCGTACGTACAGCTCGATGCACCCCTTCATGAACCATGCACCCGCGCCGGCGGCGACGGCCAGGTACACCCACGTCATCCCGGCGACGGGAACGAGCACCAGGCTCGTCAGGATCATGGCGGCCGCGTACGCGATCATCTCGATGGCAACGCGCCGCGTCGGCGCGACGACAGGCAGCATCGGCACCTCGGCGTGCGCGTAGTCCTTGCGGAACTTCATGGACAGCGGCCAGTAGTGGGGCGGCGTCCAGAAGAACACGATGAGGAACAGCAGGAACGGAGTCCACGACAACGACTCGCGGACAGCGGCCCAGCCGATCAGAGCAGGCATGCAGCCCGCGATGCCGCCCCACACGATGTTCTGGGCGGTCCGCCGCTTCAGCAGCAGCGTGTAGCCGACCACATAGCCGAGGATCGCGAACAGCGTGAGCCCGGCGGAGAGCGGCGAGCCCACGACGAACCAGAACCACGCGAGGCTCACGGCGCCGAGCACCCAGGCGAACACCAGCGCGTCACGAGGAGCGACAGCACCCGTCACCAGCGGCCGGTTGCGCGTGCGCTTCATCACCGCGTCGATATCGCGGTCGATGTAGCTGTTGAAGGCGTTGGCGCTGCCCGCGGACAGGTAACCGCCGACGAGCGTGGCAAGCGTGAGCCACATCGGCGGCCAACCATCGGCGGCCAGGATCATCGCGGGAAGAGTCGTCACCAGCAGCAGCTCGATGATGCGCGGCTTCGTCAGCGCCACATAGGCCTTGAGCACCCGCGTCGCCAACAGCCACCGGGGCACGGCCGGAGCGGGCACATCCGTCACTGCGGTCGCTGGCTGGGGCATGCGGACATTCTAAGCCGCGCGAGCCAGGGAGTGGGACCTCCGTCCTACCTGACACGCGTGGGTGGTACTCGACGACCCTCCCAGGAACACATCGGCCCGACCCATGGTTGTCGCACCTGACCCGCGCCAGCGACGCCCCCAGGCGGCTACTAGGCTGTGGGTCGTCATAGTCGATATCTCTTCGCTGGAGTTTCTGTGAGCCTCAACTGGACCGCCGCTGATCACCGCGCCGTCGACACCCTCCGGGTGCTCGCGGCCGACGCCGTCGAGAAGGTGGGTAACGGCCACCCCGGGACGGCGATCTCGCTCGCGCCCGCGGCGTACCTCCTCTTCCAGAACGTCATGCGGCACGACCCCGCCGACTCGAAGTGGCTGGGGCGCGACCGCTTCGTGCTCTCCGCCGGCCACTCGTCGCTCACCCTCTACCTGCAGCTGTTCGCCTCCGGGTACGACCTCTCGCTGGACGACCTCAAGCAGCTGCGCACCGAGGGCTCCAAGACCCCTGGTCACCCTGAGTACGGGCACACCGACGGCGTGGAGATCACGACTGGCCCGCTCGGCTCCGGCATCGCGTCCTCCGTCGGCATGGCCATGGCGGCGCGTCGAGAGCGTGGGCTGCTCGACCCCGCCGCCGCGCCCGGCACCTCGCCGTTCGACCACTTCGTGTACGTGATCGCCGGGGACGGCGACCTGCAGGAGGGTGTCTCCCACGAGGGCAGCGCGCTCGCGGGCACCCAGGAGCTCGGCAACCTCATCGTGATCTGGGATGACAACAGGATCTCGATCGAGCATGAGACTGACATCTCGTTCACCGAGGACGTCCTCAAGCGATACGAGGCGTACGGCTGGCACACGCAGCACGTGAACTGGATCACGGCCGACGGCTACAAGGAGGATCCGGCAGCGCTGCTCGCCGCGATCGAGGCGGCTCAGGCCGAGACCGGGAAGCCCTCGATCATCCGGCTCAGCACCATCATCGGGTGGCCCTCGCCCACCAAGCAGAACAGCGGCGGCGTGCACGGCTCCGCTCTCGGCGCGACCGAGGTCGCGGGTCTCAAGGAGGTGCTCGGCTTCGATCCCGAGCAGTCGTTCGTCGTCGAGCCCGACGTCCTGGCGCGGATGCGCGAGGTCAAGGAAAGGGGCCAGCAGGCGCACTCCGACTGGAACGCCGCCTTCTCGCGGTGGGAGGCCGAGCAGCCTGAGCGCGCCGCGCTCCTTGCCCGCATCCAGAAGCGCGAGCTGCCCGAGGGCTGGGAGGCCGCGCTTCCGCAGTTCGAGGTCGGCTCGTCCGTCGCCACGCGCTCCGCGTCGGGCAAGGTGCTCACCGCGCTCGCGCCGGTGCTGCCCGAGCTCTGGGGCGGCTCCGCCGATCTCGCGGGCTCGAACAACACCACGATGGACGGCGAGCCGTCGTTCCTGCCCCCGCGTCGGTCCACCCACTCGTGGCCGAACGGCGACTGGTACGGACGCACCCTGCACTTCGGCATCCGAGAGTTCGGCATGGGCACGATCCTCAACGGGATCACGCTCCACGGCCTCACACGCGCGTACGGCGGCACGTTCCTCGTGTTCTCCGACTACATGCGCGCGTCGGTGCGCCTGGCCGCGCTGATGCGGATCCCCACGACCTTCGTGTGGACCCACGACTCCGTGGGCCTCGGCGAGGACGGCCCCACGCACCAGCCGATCGAGCACGTGGCCACGCTGCGCGCGATCCCCGGCCTCGACGTGATCCGTCCCGCCGACGCCAACGAGACCGCATACGCCTGGAAGACGATCCTCGAGACCACGGACCGCCCGTCCGCGATCGTCCTCACGCGCCAGAACGTCCCCACCCTCGCGGGTACCAGCGCCGACGGCGTCGACAAGGGTGCGTACGTCCTCGCCGGCGCCGACGAGGACGCCGACGTGGTGATCATCGCGACCGGCTCCGAGGTCTCCGTCGCCGTCGAGGCGCGCGACCTGCTCGCCGCCGACGGCATCAAGGCGCGCGTGGTGTCGATGCCGTCGCGGGAGCGCTTCGAGCGTCAGGACGCCGCGTACCGGGAGTCCGTGCTCCCGGCCGCCCTCAAGGCGCGTGTCTCCGTCGAGGCGGGCTCCTCGCTCGGCTGGCGCGAGATCGTCGGCGACGCCGGTCGCATCGTCAGCGTCGACCACTTCGGCGAGTCCGCCTCCGGCTCGCTCCTCCTCAAGAAGTACGGCTTCACCGCCGAGAACGTCGCGGCGAAGGCACAGGAGGCGGTGGAGGCCACCAGGTGACAGCCTTCCTCAGCACCTGGGTCGGGTTCGATTCGGAGGCGCACCTCGCGGTCACCGTCGGCGGAGACGTCGCGGAGCACGTGAGCGCCCTTCTCCCGACCCAGGTCGAGGACCACGTTGCGTCGCGCCTCGGCGCCGGGGACCCCACGCTCTGGGGTCCCGCAGCTGAGGCCGACGCGGCGTCCCATCTGGGCTGGACCGCGCTCCACGAGACAGCGCGCCGACATCTCGAGCCGCTCGAGGAGCTGTTCGTCGACCTTCGAGGAGAAGGCGTCAACCGCGTGGTGCTCGTGGGCATGGGCGGAGCCACCCTCGCAGCCCAGGTCATCTGCGCGACGTACGGCGTGCCGCTCGTGACCCTCGACTCCACGTCGCCCGATCGGGTCCGCGCCGCACTCGCAGGCGACCTCCGCTCGACCGTCATGGTCGTCGCGTCCAAGTCAGGCAGCACCATCGAGACCGAGGCACTGCGGGCGGCCGTCGAGAGCGCCTTCACGGAAGCAGGGATCGATCCTCGCCGTCGCATGGTCGTCGTCACGGATGCGGGCTCTCCCCTCGAGGCCGCTGCACGCGCGAAAGGCTGCCGGGGACTGTTCCTCGAGGACCCGAGCGTGGGCGGGCGGTTCTCGGCGCTCTCCGCGTTCGGCCTGGTGCCCGCCGCGCTCGCAGGGGTGCCCGTGCTCGAGGTCCTGGACGAGGCGGCCGCCGTCGCGGAGTCCCTCGAGGAGGACGACCGAGCCAACCCCGCCCTGGTGCTCGGCGCCGCGCTCGCGGGCCGTCGAAGGTTCCTCGTGGTGTCCGACCACGGCTCCGGCATCGTCGGCCTCGGGGACTGGATCGAGCACCTCGTCGGCGGCGCGACAGGCAAGGGCGGCAAGGGAGTCGTCCCGGTGCTGGCGGCTCCTCAGGCACCCGACCTGGGCCAACCCGACGCGATCGACTGCCGCCTCGTCTCCCTGAGCGCGGACGACGATGCCGAAGGCCCCGTGCTCACCGTGTCCGGCACCCTCGGCGCGCTGCTCCTGCTGTGGGAGCACGCCGTGGCCGTCACCGCACGGCTGCTGGGCGTCGACCCGTTCGACGAGCCGGACGTCGAGTCGTCCAGGACCGCGGCACGTGACCTCCTCGAGTCCGACTCCCCCGGACCTGCTCCCGCTTTCGTCGACGACGGGATCGAGGCCTACGGCACCCTCGCCGAGCTCTCCGCCGTCACCACCGTCCATGAAGCGCTTCAGACGCTCGAGGAGTGCCTCGGCTCGGACGGTTACCTGGCGGTCCTCGCCTACCTCGACCGTGAGGCGAACCCCTCGCTCCCGGGCGCGCGCCGCGCACTCGCCCAGCGGCTGGCGCGACCTGTCACGTTCGGCTGGGGCCCCCGCTACCTGCATTCGACCGGCCAGCTCCACAAGGGCGGCCCTGCGAGCGGCGTGTTCCTGCTGCTCACGGCAGACTTCTCCGAGGACCTGGCGATCCCAGGCCTCCCGTTCACCTTCGGTCGGCTGATCCATGCCCAGGCCGCCGGCGACGCCCGCTCTCTGTCAGAGGCGGGTCGACCGGTGCTCCGCTTGAACCTCACCGACCGCACCCAGGTCGCCCGCGTGGCGGCCCTACTGGAGGGATGACCCACGTGAATCCGCTGCGAGATCCCCGGGATCGCAGACTTCCCCGCATCGCCGGCTCGTGCGGCCTCGTGATGTTCGGTGTGACAGGCGACCTGGCCCGCAAGAAGCTCATGCCCGCCGTCTACGACCTCGCCAACCGAGGCCTGCTGCCGCCCGCCTTCGCGCTCACCGGCTTCGCCCGACGCGAGTGGGGCCGGGAGGACTTCGCCCAGGTCGTCTACGACTCGGTGCGCGAGCATGCCCGCACCCCGTGGAGCGACGAGACGTGGCGCCAGCTCTCCGAGGGCATCCGCTTCGTCCAGGGGACCTTCGACGACCCTGCCGCCTTCGCCGAGCTGCGCCGCACGGTGGAGGAGCTCGACGAGCGCAGAGGCACAGGCGGCAATCACGCGTTCTACCTCTCGATCCCGCCGTCGGCCTTCCCTCAGGTGATCACGCAGCTGCGCGACTCAGGGCTGTCCGACCCCAGGGAGGGCACGTGGCGCCGCGTCGTCATCGAGAAGCCGTTCGGGCACGACCTTGAGTCAGCGGAGAAGCTGGACGCGGTCGTCTCCGAGGTGTTTCCACCCGACTCCGTGTTCCGGATCGATCACTACCTCGGGAAGGAGACGGTGCAGAACCTGCTGGCGATCCGCTTCGCGAACCAGCTGTTCGAGCCGATCTGGAACTCCCAGTACATCGACCATGTGCAGATCACCATGGCCGAGGACATCGGCATCGGCTCGCGCGCCGGCTACTTCGACGGCATCGGGACCGCGCGCGACGTGATCCAGAACCACCTGCTCCAGCTCTTCGCACTCACGGCGATGGAGGAGCCCGCAAGCTTCGAGGCGGCCGACCTTCGCACGGAGAAGGAGAAGGTGCTGCGGTCCACAAGGCTCCCCGAGGACCTCGGCCTCGGCACCGCACGCGGCCAGTACGCGGCCGGCTGGCGAGGCGGCGAGCAGGTGGGCGGATTCCTCGACGAGGACGGGATCTCCCCCGACTCGTCGACCGAGACCTATGCCGCGATCCGGCTCGACCTGCCGAACCGCCGCTGGAACGGAACGCCGTTCTACCTCCGCGCTGGCAAGCGCCTCGGTCGAAGGGTGACCGAGATCGCGCTCGTCTTCAAGAAGGCGCCGTCACCGTACTTCCAGCACATCCAGGGCACCGAGGTCGGCACGAACGCTCTCGTGATCCGCGTCCAGCCCGACGAGGGCGTCACCTTGCGCTTCGGATCCAAGGTGCCGGGGTCCACCATGGAGGTGCGCGATGTCACCATGGACTTCGCGTACGGCAACGCGTTCACCGAGTCGTCGCCCGAGGCCTACGAGCGCCTCATCCTTGACGTGCTCCTCGGTGACCCGCCGCTGTTCCCCCGCCAGGAGGAGGTCGCGCTCTCCTGGCAGATCCTCGACCCGATCACCGCGTACTGGACCACGCAGGGCCAGCCGGAGCAGTACCGCTCCGGCACCTGGGGTCCTGCCAGCGCGGATGAGATGATGGCCCGCGACGGCCGCGCTTGGAGGCGCCCGTGATCATCGAGCTCCCGCACACCACCACGTCAGCGATCGCGAAGCGGCTCGTCGAGTCCCAGCGCGAGGGCGGCGTCATCACGCTCGCGCGTGTGATGACGCTCGTGATCGATGCGAAGGACGCTGACTTCGAAGCGGCGATCGCCACGGCGAACGTAGCCTCCCGTGAGCACCCCTGCCGCATCATCGTCATCGCCCCCCAGGATGGTGCCGAGGCGCGCCTCGACGCGGAGATCCGCGTCGGCGGCGACGCCGGCGCCTCCGAGGTGATCGTCCTGAGGCCGTCGGGTCCTCAGGTGGGCCATGACGACACCCTCATCACTCCCCTGCTGCTGCCCGACGCACCGATCGTCGCCTGGTGGCCCGCCGACGTCCCCCACGAGTGCTCGATGACGGGATTGGGCAAGATGGCTCAGCGCCGCATCACCGATTCCAAGGGCGATCCCGACCCTGGGTTCGTGCTTCAGTGCCTCGCGCACGACCACCGCAAGGGCGACACCGACCTCGCATGGACCCGCCTCACCCGCTGGCGCGCACTGCTCGCCTCGGCGCTCGAGCAGGTCACGGAGCCGGTCGTGACCAAGGCACGCATCCACGGTGACATGAACAGTCCCTCGATCCTGCTGCTCGGGGCCTGGCTCAAGAATGTGCTCGGATGCGAGATCGAGGCCACGTACGATGCCTCGGTCTCGGCGTTGCAGCACATCGTGCTGGAGACCCCATCGGGCGAGATCAGCATCTCGCGTCCTGACGGACGTCACGCGACCCTGTCGCAGCCCGGTCAGCCGGACCACGTCATCGCGCTGCCGGCACGCACCCTCGACGAGTGCCTGGCGGAGGAGCTGCGGCGCCTCGACGACGATCCCGTGTACGGCGAGACGCTGGCAACCTTTGGAGGAACCCGATGAACCGCAGAGTTCTTGTGATGCCCGACCGGGACGCCGTGGCCCGGACAACCGCGGCGCGACTGCTCGTGACGATCCAGGACGTGCTCGCCGCCCAGGACGTCGTCAACGTCGTCGTCACCGGCGGCACCGTCGGGATCGGCACCTTGGCCGAGGTCGCGGCCTCTCCGTTGGCCGGCGACGTCGACTGGACGTCCGTGCATGTGTGGTGGGGAGACGAACGCTTCGTGCCCGCCGGCGACCC
This genomic window contains:
- the cmk gene encoding (d)CMP kinase, with the translated sequence MTGIVIAIDGPAGTGKSTVAREVARRMRLAYFDTGATYRVGTLWCLREGVDLGNQGDVAAMVATMNVELILNPSNPAIVLEGEDVSRLIRSDTVALQVSKVATNLEARRILGQWQRDVIESERVGGYSEGRGVVAEGRDITTIIAPDADVRVLMTADEEVRVARRAGEGADVATVREAVLGRDRQDATVVEFHTAADGVVTVDTTDLTIDEAVRAVLTLAERVS
- a CDS encoding prephenate dehydrogenase; protein product: MDATPRTHIIGAGLIGASIGLGLRAAGWTTTIADVSANAERLAWDIGAGMPLGDDAPELVIVAVRPSDTGDVVAKALATWPGALVTDVASVKAPVLDAARAVGAADRYVGSHPMSGREVSGGLAAQSDLFSARPWVICQGEAPRSAVAVVASVAQALESDVVEMEASAHDAAVARVSHAPQVVASAAAAALGPLGADDVALAGQGLRDVTRIAGSPPAMWADIARLNRHAIVATLDHIIGDLEDVREADDIGEALTDLIARGNLEVARIPGKHGGRTREWRGVTVIVPDTPGQLVRLLTDAASVGANVEDLSIEHSPRQPVGLTTLYVEPASAPPLVEALERAGWTVAAS
- the aroH gene encoding chorismate mutase, with product MTVRAIRGAISLDVDERSHLHERTRELVAALMEQNSLTTDDVISAIFTVTPDIVSDFPAAAAREMGFGAVPLMCAQEIPVPGALPRIVRVMMHAEMNVPRDAVVHVYLRGAVALRRDLAQ
- a CDS encoding pseudouridine synthase — its product is MAELEIHRPEGIRLQKVLASAGVGSRRKCEEMIEAGRVRVNGEVVDQLGVRVDPDSVAIEVDGKRISVDDTHVTVVLNKPLGVVSTMHDPQGRPALDQYVVEYKERLFHVGRLDAETTGVILLTNDGDLANRLAHPTHGVSKIYVAKVEGRVAKTLATTLKEGVELTDGPVRVTSCVVLDVSGEHSLVQVELHEGRNRIVRRMFDAVGHPVVDLVRTQFGPIRLGTLAPGEVRQLNREEVGELMEVAGL
- the scpB gene encoding SMC-Scp complex subunit ScpB: MDQHIRGALEAVLMVVGEPVPADQLAAAVETPVDQVVTVLHALRDEYADPEVPRGFELREVDGGWRIYSSRLYADVVGRFVVEGQSSRLSQAALETLAVVAYRQPVTRGQVSQVRGVNVDSVMKTLSARGLVTEVGEISGALLYGTTVEFLERMGMSTLDDLPPLAPFLPELADVDAPESMGDR
- a CDS encoding segregation and condensation protein A, which encodes MTAGLPQPDQAPRKGFEVHLDNFEGPFDLLLSLISKHQMEITEVALARVTDEFLSVVRAREVEWDLSQASEFLVVAATLLDLKAARLLPQGEVDDMEDLELLEARDLLFARLLQYRAFKDVAARFESMLEAPRRVPRDVPLESHFAMLLPELVWNVTPDMLAMLAARAMEPKATPAVSLTHLHNPAVSVRDQAHVVAVRLQHSGAVTFRALVADAESIHVVVARFLALLELFREAAVSFEQARSLGELTVRWTGGAEEVDVSAEFDEDDAMGVGLEAARESERSIEGGTR
- a CDS encoding ParA family protein; the protein is MTDFPEPKPLTSHGPARVVALCNQKGGVGKTTTSVNLAAALAEYGRKVLLVDFDPQGAASAGLGVNSNDLTTTVYDLLMRNDVKTRDVIMETGYDNLDLLPANIDLSAAEVQLVGEVARESALARALRDVVDDYDVVLIDCQPSLGLLTVNALVAAHGVLIPLACEYFAMRGVALLVDTITKVQDRLNPRLSMDAIIPTMYDARTLHSQEVVERVRDAFGDRVTETMIARTVKFPDATVAAEPILTFAPSHSGSEAYRQLARELMSRGVAA
- a CDS encoding site-specific tyrosine recombinase XerD, with product MLAGQREGYLAHLAVERGLSDNTLAAYRRDLARYESFLAGKGVESLGLVERAHVADFAQAIGTGADGGRALAPASASRVVVAVRGWHRFAVQEGWSGDDPSLQVKPRAVPKRLPKAIATDQVAAIMEAASQGDGVAPLRDRALLELVYATGARISEAVGLDVDDVSLEPGAESALLRGKGRKERVVPLGTFAAEALNAYLVRARSGLAAHGAGVPALFLNARGARLSRQSAWAILRVASERAGVSDVSPHTLRHSFATHLLSGGADVRVVQELLGHASVTTTQVYTLVTRDSLREAYVLAHPRARE
- a CDS encoding heme o synthase; amino-acid sequence: MPQPATAVTDVPAPAVPRWLLATRVLKAYVALTKPRIIELLLVTTLPAMILAADGWPPMWLTLATLVGGYLSAGSANAFNSYIDRDIDAVMKRTRNRPLVTGAVAPRDALVFAWVLGAVSLAWFWFVVGSPLSAGLTLFAILGYVVGYTLLLKRRTAQNIVWGGIAGCMPALIGWAAVRESLSWTPFLLFLIVFFWTPPHYWPLSMKFRKDYAHAEVPMLPVVAPTRRVAIEMIAYAAAMILTSLVLVPVAGMTWVYLAVAAGAGAWFMKGCIELYVRSQRGDEKLREMRLFRESIVYLTLVFAAVLVDPFLPDLLTVWG